GCTGCACTCAACAACATAACCAAGCTGCTCTTTTGTCCTGTAGCCAGATACATGAATTTTAGTCCTCAAAGAGACAAACAACGCAGGATGGacaaaagaaagataaagaaacaGCAATCTCAACACAAGCATAATAAGTAACCTATGCTCTGAGCTAGTTTACAACAATTTGAATTTAAGAGATATCAACAATTAGAATAGCTTGCTCACGTAAATGCAAGTACAAGTTCATTTTGCACTGAAAAGATGGGTAACAGATTATCATTCTGAGGTATTATTTGGCATGGAATGTCAATCACGAGAGAATAGAGAGAAGAGAGGACCTATGGTCATTAACAAATACCAGAAGTCAAATTCACGAAACTAAGAAAAACAGATTGTCACCTCAGCTGATTAAAAAATGGCTCCTCCACGATTTCCTCAAAAAGATCAATCAAAGCTTTCAATTTGATTGACCCCAAACCAAAATCTtgatcaaattgaaaataaagctGCATAAAAACCAAAACCGAAGTAAGAATAACAACAAATTGTCAGGGACAGAAAATAAATATCTATGAAACACATTGGTGAAAAAACCAACCAATCTTACTAAAATTACCTCAGCCACAGAGTTCTTTTCTGACTTATTCTTCACACTGATATCCCTAACTAAATTGGCACCAGATGGCAGGCAAATAACCCGCTCGGCATGCCTCAACTCAGTGGGGAGTGGATTTACGGGAAAATTCatcttaaatatatttgatatgcCAATTGCTTCTTCTTTCGAAAGATTTCCATGACATAGGCCCTCCACATATAACTGTACAAGATtaagatataaaagaataaacctCCAACAATGTCACAACTACAAAAGACAAAACTCAAACCATAAAATCCAACAATTAACCTATGTTGACTTATCATATTCAGaatataactcatttaaaaaTCAACTAAAAACCAACAATATATGACAGATCATAAAGGAGTAGTAGTTGCTTTCTTGCAGTTGTTAGTGTTACAACCTAGGGCATGGGACTTCTACATGCACATTAAGGTCAAAATAGGGAGCAATTTTGGTAGCACAAACAATAAAGTTACAAGCACAATAACAAAAACTCATTCATGTACCCCTCAGTAGTTGGCACGACACAATGGTGCATGTTGCTCACTCGTCACCCATCACAATTGGAAtttgaaagacaacaaaatctgaaaaaagtataatagaaaatactaatactaatactaaatattttatatcaacCTGGGAGAGAAGTCCAGGGACAAATGCCTTCAGATCATCAAGACACAAATCATTTAGATAATGCAGCTTCTCGTCGACATCATAGAAGCTCTCACACAAAACTTGCAATCTCACATATGTTGAATGGCTTAGTGGCTTCATGTTGGAGTTCTTTAAAGTTCTCTTCATATCTTCTTTTATGACCTGTCCAGATAATCATTGGTTCATGACAGCAATGACAGAATGTAGTAaaattgaagatagaaaaaataaaatatggttaacactgaaaaaaaaatagaaagaaacaTATCACATACCTTAAACCGATCATCAGTTGGCACGAAAGATTTAGCTACTGAAAAGAATTTAGATAACAGAACAGGAAGCTTCTCGTTGAAACCATAGACCTTCAGCTCAAGCATGTCACCAACATAATTGACATAAGTTTCTAACTTGGCAACACTAGCCTGCATACACAGACAAAGATTGGATtacaaaaaatatctaaaaataggATGGGACAATTGGCACAACCTGCACCACTTATAAGTGCAATTTCTTAAATTGCAACCAAATATTCAATTGAGGaaactaaaatttgaagaagGTTGTTGGGGCGTGAATAGACATTAATGAGTGGCAATAGCCCCAACCCTAAAGTACTGTTCTCTATTGAATGACTTGTGGTATATGCATACTTTATTTAAGGAATACTAAAGAAGGGTTCAATACTAAAGCTTTATACTCTGtactttatttattaacattattacaatgaaagagaaacacaaCGTTGGTGATACTACACACGGTTTTAAGCACCTTCCAATGTCATGTATTCACATTCAAGATATTTAGCAAGGTCACTTTGTCATATATTTCCTATACCTAATATCAGAGGCCAGTTTCTCGGGAGGTGGGGGCAATAtactttaataaaatgaaaactaaaaatcaaatttcaatcaataggaaaagaataaaaagtgaGCTCTAGAATGTTATATATAGGTACTCTTGAATAGTCATTTGTTTTCACAAATATATTAATGGGAGCATTTTATGATTGATAATAGGTAACTAATGATTATCTGGTTTGATGATTAGTTTTAGACCTCTAGAAACATTTGAAATGGATAATTTATTTATGGTGAAGAATCTAGTGAAAAATGAGAGCATTTTTTAAGATGTACTTAATTTTCtgtaatatttatgtatatatatatatatatatatatatatatatatatatatatatatatgagtgtatgtgtatatgtatatacttgatagaaaaaaaacagTATCTAAGCCCAAGTTGtcttttgtttctaagttttgtACTTCTATCATGTTGTAGGTGAATTAACCTGGTATGTGATTTCATTCAACTCGTCTTTCAGAAGGTGAATGAACAATTCAGATAATACACAACTCTTCACGTCAGCATATCCACCCTTCATGCTAATTCGAAAATACGTATTGGCGCGAGGAACTTTGAAAGTGCTATCAGGCTTGTACCAGAATTTTATCAATGCTTCATCAACTATACATCTAGGAGAAGTTGAATTTGCAAAATCGTCAGCACATGTGTCACTAGCACGAATAGAAAAGTCACTTGGAATAAACTCATTTTTGGAAGGAAGATGCAGTGAGGCATCAATTTCTGGAGGATTTCTCCACAACTCCATCATCTTTTGAGAAATATCTTCTTCCACGTAACGTGAACCAAACCAAGGTTCATTTTGGAAAtctggaaaaaaaattcaaaactttcaatTGTCATGGTGAAGATATAACTTCCAGAACTAATCTTTGAGCAGTGAGATAATGGtcattattttctaatatttcaaAGCAACAGGCACATATAGTAGAAACAAAATAATCATCATGGAAGAGAACCCCACCCTCAATCACCATTATTGAATAAGGATTATTTAAAAGCATAATGATAGGCAACAGTCAATGGCCTAGACCTATGCCAGTCAATGTTATCAAGGATACAGACAAAGGGAAAAGGACAACAAGCAATTGCCAATTAGATACGGGAGAAAAAAGAACTCACCTTCTGACTTAAGGAATGACTTTGAAACCACATCCACCCTCATGTTTTCAGGAATGAAGAAACCAAGaactttttttaacaattgTTCATCCCAAGTCTTGTACACATAGTCACCATAAATGACATGCTCAGGTGGATAAAAGTGCATATTTTCTGcagaattaaaatgaataaatcaaTAAGGgcaataaatttgtaaaagcaCTATATCATATTGCTAAATAGCAATAATACCTACATAAGGGAAACAGCCAAAAAATGAAAGGATCAGCCGACTCTTTCATATAATTGGGTTGAGAGCATAACAAATAGATCTTCAGCTTTTGCTACATATTCTAAATGACTAGTCATAATGGGCTAAAACCCGTGAGCCAACTCGGCCCACCACAGGTTCGAGCTGGGTTgagttaagaaataattataaatttcaatacaggCCAAAAATGGACCTGGCTCACCTAGGTTGAACCCTTAGTAagctgggttggctcaccaacctggacataaaaaagaaaattaacccACCTCCAGCCCAAAACACAAGCAAACATTTGTATTCGGATTGTTAAGATGAATATGTTGGATtgacttttgaaattatgtagaattatgatttggtttttgggatgaatgatttatttattgtctaaaatgagaaaaaacaaaattttaaaataggttGGACTTTTTGATTTTggttacaaattaaaaaaatattgttagattgaagaaaacaaaaaatgtaattttttttaattaagtgagtcaacTCGTTTAActcatcaacccgtggtgggtcggacCAGGCTCAAATTTCTTAAGCTCACTAATAAGTGAgttgggttgggttggctcactaagtgGCCAACTAAGTgtccaacccgtggtgggccagGCCAGATGACCTATTTTAACAGCTCTTCTATTCCTTTCATTTTTATGTATCTTGGCCCTTTTTTCATGTACTTGATTATCAAATACTACAGACCAGTTGAGTTCTTCAATTAACTCCTATGCAATATAAAAACATTGTTTCTATCCTTTCACAACAATCATCATACATAAATTAACATCATATTCcactcaaataaaaaatgatttggaTATGTttgtcataatattttatattatcttttgagAAAAAGTTGTTTTGTGTTGTATCTATCTATAACTTAGAATCATAGGGAAAATTTATTTATCGTTCATTAAGCTACAGTTGTATGTCGCTCATCCTTGTGTGTATACAGAGACACATatacacacatatacatatatacccTTGAATCCATAGATCTAAGTTAAGATCTCTCAAGctcttttacaaatttatacTCTTTCAAGTTGGTATTAGAGAGGGTTGATCCCACCCTACCTGTATTGTTTGACAAGAAAACATCTTCTGCCAAAATGGGTTAGAACTCGTGAGCCAACTTGGCCCACCACGTGTTCAGGTCAGGCTAGGTTCAAagtattttacaaattttagtacGGGTTAATTTTTTACCCAATCCACCAAGAACTTGGCTCACCTGAGTTGAACCTGTGGTGAgacgggttggtgagccaacccacaaataaagggtcacacaagtgttttttattatgttggGCTTTGCATTTGAGTCACATTGGGTTGTTCATAACTTGttgttagatagtaatttgtatttttgtgattttagtttgtatttggagtttaacatcattttggattgtattgaagtttatttaaattttaaccacaattataatttagtatttttgtgacctgaagaaaaaatttgtatttcttttaattaagtgagtcagTGAGCTAACCCTTTTAACCTACCAACCCGCAGTGGGTCAGGttgggttcaaatttttttggttcgctaataagtgagttaGATTAGGTTGGGTCACTCAAAAGTCAACCCCTGGTGGGCCAGACCGGGTGACCCGTTTTGATAGCTCTAACAGGACTTCACCTTTTTCTCTGACAACTACTGAATTTGAAGCATCTCTCTACGGGACCCAACCTGTTTCGTTACAAAGGCTAGTTCTCTCATGCTCTATCACACATTGCTTCTCTGAGTTGCTCGGTTCGGCACACTTAGCCCACTTGCTGCCTTCCTGTCACCAGAACACCATCATGCCATCTCTAGCACTTTCGTCGAATTCTTCTATTCCTATTCCAACCCTCACTTTACATTTTCGTCACTATTCACAACCTAAACCCTAGAGGGCTTTTCTTCTCTTGTGGGTTTTTGGTTTATGTTGGCACTAAGGAAAAActtaatggtaaaaattatttatcttggTCTGCTTCTGTTGAACTTTGGTTTCTTGGCCAAGGTTTTCATAATCCCTTGGAAAAAGATAGTAGTGAAATATCATCAAGTGTTGAACAAGGGAATAAGTTGGACATCCAACTTTGTGCTTTGCTATGGCAATCCATGGTCCCTAATATATTAGGGACCCTCAAAACATTCAAAACATGTAAATCTTTTTGAAAGAAGGCTTAGACCACATGAGGTCATGTGAAATTCAACAAATATGGATATATTTGTGATAATCAAGCAACTCTTCACATTGCTTCCAACCATGTGTTTCATGTGTGGacaaaatatatagaaattgAATGCATTTTACAAGAGAAAAGTTGTTGTCCAAGGAAATTGACCAAGTTTGTTGGCTCCAATGATCAACTTGTAGACATTTTGACGAAATCTCTAAGAGGAGCTCGGATTCAATTTATGTGTTACATATAAATGTATGTTCCAGCTTGAGAGAAAAACTTAGAATAGTTGATATTATCTTCTGGAAAAAAACTGTTTGTTTTGTATCTATTTGTAACCTAGAATCCTGGGGcaaatttctttctctttccttaAGCTTATGTTGTAAGACATTGATCCTTATGTGTGTGTTTGAATCTGAATCAATAGGGATATCTAAGTTATTATCTCTCAATCTCTTTTCCTCGCATATACTCTTTCAAGTATGTTCTTGTACCAAAACTGCATAATTTCAAGCACCAAGATTTTCAAAAGGCACGAACATTAAGAAAAATTCAtactagaaaaaaaagtttgactATACTAccaagaaaataatttagaaaccTGCAAGCTCAGCAGCATAATCATCCTGAGGCTGCTCTTCCACAAATCTGAAATCCATGTTGCCAATACTTTGAAGTTCCTTAAATATCCATTCTTGGGGTGAATCTTGACGCAATAACTTAAGGTATTGATAGACAAAGCCAATGATGTCAAAGATCTGGGGAAGTGGAATAAAAGTTAACTTTACAACTTGACAAGTGATGGCTCACTACAAACACAAAGTTACACACTTTCCATCTGATGTGCCTCTAGAAGTTAACAAAATGAGATTACCTTTTCTATACCAGAGTCAGTGAGGTGTATGGACATGACAAAGACATAAGCTATAGATGAACGATAAATTCCATCATCCCCAACACCTGCAGATAGAGAAGTAGCCCATCCTCTGGTCTTGAGGAAGGAGAGCAAACTTCCTTTGCCTTCTGAAAGGTTAATTAAGCTATTGTTAATGAAAATCCCACATAAAACTTTCAATCTTgcaattttagatttaaatgaGATATAGTTAGTGCATACGAATCTACAATGTATATTATTGTTAACCATGAAAGAGAGTATTCAACTATACAAAATGATGTTTCAGAAGTTTATCAAGCATTTTAAGCTGGGACAAAagtatttaaaacaaaaaataaaataaaaaatcagcAGGCAGGTAGGGAAGAAACATGTGCCTGTTTCAGAAATAAAATCTATCTTGctatttttatcaacaaaaacaTGATAACAGGCAGTTACTGTGCAGGAACCTATAGACAAATTTTGAAATACCACAAGAAAACAATGGAGAGCAATGCTAGAGAAGATAAACTCTCCAATGTCAATTGACATGAAAGTGTATCGCTTTAATATGCAAAAGATAATACAATAAGATGCATAAAAATGCATGATAATAGATACATGAAAATTATCACTCAACTCTTTAGGATTTATCCGTAATGAGAAATCTTACCATGCCCAAGGAGATGAGCTAAATAATCCTCTGGCTTCTTTAAGTACTCTTGATGTAGACAGGGCAGCGTCCATGATAAGTCAAGGATATGGACATCTTTGACAGCTTCTAGGCGATAAACTTTACCAGATTTCCAGATAGGACCTTCCACTGAGAACATGGGATTTGCTTGACCTTTTTTGACAGCACCAAACAGTTCCACAACCCAACTTTCAAGCACATCAAGAGACTCTgtgttatttataaaatattagtcAAATCATACAgccttatattaattttggacCTACTCTTGAGCCTTGACTAGAGTCATTATAATCAATAATCTGTTACAAAtagtgcataaaaaaaattatttacattctAAATACTAATTTGACAATGGTTACAGGTGGAACTATTCAATATCAAAAagcagaaaataaaagaaaatattatcaaCATTAACAGTATGCAACTTGACTAGCTATTCTCCGAATGTTTTTCCCACATATTAGTATTTGCAACACTAGAACAAGTCCTGGGTGCCTTTTTCTCCCTGCCCTAAATACAACCTTTGGTTAATTTGCTCAATTTTCCAATTAGCCACATGTGTGACAAAAGATAGAGATCGATATCCCATGTTAAGCTACCTTAGGAAACAGTAGACACACTATTGCTTGGACCTAAATATTACTATCATAAACTTTGTAAAATTTCTTGGttctaaatagaataataatacacaaaaataGTGAAATAGAACCTCACCTCCACCAATAACTACAAGCTTCATCAATCCACCGTGGTAATAATCCCcatataatttcaatatttgcTCCCTCAAATTAATACCCTTCTCCATTGCATCAACCAAGCTCTTTTTATTCCCTTCATGCatgtgaaaaggaaataaatattgtttattattgtcAAATAGCTAACCAACAAATGGATTGACATAATCCAACTTACCCCAAAAGAATCTATTTAAAGGATGGTTATGAGCAGAAGTATGGCACTGAAGTTGTTGAAGACGACATGCATCACTTTGTAAAACCTGGTTGAATTCTATGAACACACCATTATGGTATATGATTGTAAGCCAAAAGCACATTTCATCAGCAAACTAGAAGATAAGAAAGTTGGAGCACTTTctaaagttgtttttttaaataaaaaaaaaaaaaatctacctGAATCTACTGCAAGTACTTCTCGCTCCATTGCCTCCATCTTTACAAGAGGTGAAATAAAGAACTGAGAAAATCTGATGATGAAAGAAACCAATAAAAAGGCTCAAATATAGCacaataatgaaatatagcCAACAACAAACtctgataattaaaatattaccaACAGATAATTTATGATACGTGATTCCCCAACGGATACTgagattattaaataattaatacttacATCAAATACACTGAATTAATGATCTATTGGTCTTGTATTTCAACAAACACTAAgataactaaaataacaaaGACATAGGATGGAACTAATTTTGCTGGATTAACGATCTAGAACTCCTGATTTTAAGTGTTGTATGCTGTACAACATATACTAATTATGTTTTACGTTTTACAATACAACACATGGCTACTGACCAGTAATCTAATGAACAgccaaatatttaaaaggaaaaaattactTCTACTCAACTGCAGAAGCTAAAATGCTCCAACATATGCATGATCATCACACACTATACAGATTGATATTGGTAACCAGTGAAAAAAGACAAGTCTGAAGTTAAATGCAATGTAGATGCAAAAGTAGAAAGCAGAACCTATCTGTAATAAGTAATGTGTAAAACCACCTAACAGAAGAGTTTACCTTTTCAAGGCACCCTTCAGAAACTCTCGCTTCACTTCAAAATGGTAGCAGGTGTATTCCGTTTCTGTGTATGCATTTGATGAGCCACCATGCTTGGACAAATAGCTATCATACTAACAATAAAAAGAGTGTCAAACCCTATGCCAATTAATTTATGTTACGCTTCTAGTAGGAGTACAATCAACCTCAGAAAAGTGAGAATTCATACCATGGATACAAAGAAATTAATCTAATCcatcttaattaatttgaagtTTCATCAGAGAATAGGATGGGGAATCAGTTGGGATTACGACTTAGCTAAACTGCGAATAAAGCCACAATGTGGAATCCGACAGAAGAAATGAAGAGCCACTTAGATTACAACTATGATAGTTAATAATAGTAAAAGGATACAGAAATTTATCATTTAACCTATCAGTGGCTATaccaaaagttgaaaatttaaGAAAGACATTCCGGTGGCAATGTGGCATTCAATGAAAGAATGCAAGAATGCTTACATAACTACAAAATCCAAGATAACATGAAGTTGGGAAACATGTAATACATTTCCATCAAAGGCTTCACATAGCGAAAATTTTCTTTACTGAAGACAGGTAATATTCCTGAAGTTGAATTCAGGCACACATATGACAGGAAAAAGCAATAAGAGGCATGCTAACTACTATCATGTCATAACAGCACATCTTCAGGTTCAGGTTTTCACTTGTTTACACCATGCTTCTAAACCAAAACAAACATGTTATAGATAAATTGTTTTCTCAATAATACATAAGAATTCAATCATTTTCAAACAGACATGAATAATATGGACATCACATAGCCAAACAGACCTCATTTTCATCTGGAAATTCTTCACTCCCCATGAAGAGCATGTGTTCTGCAAATCAAATACAtcaaattctcaattttaatccAGGATATCTAAAAAGGGCCACACAAGTATAAATCAAGATAGGAAAACAAATTAAGGTCCTATTGAATAAACTTCCCAATAAACACTTACAAAAGAAGACAAGTAAAATGAATTAAACTTAAGTAAAAGCCAACTTATACACTTTAGCTTGCATAGCTGATGGATGAGAGAGTTTTTATAAAAAGCCTCGATACATTAGTTGTTTCTAACTTATGAGAACATTTTAATTCATTGTACCTTCCCAGTTCCTTCTCATATAAGCACTTAGGAACAAGTTTATCCAAACAGTACCTAAATGAGGAAAATATCCAAACCTAAAAAGTGTGCCAGTCCCTGAGCTTCATTCGGGTCGGAGAAGCTCCCCATTCCTACACACATAGCTGCTGCAGCCTGCAAAAACCAAAAATACAtcaattcattcattcattcacatTCAAAAACACCAAAGCAGCAAACCAAATCACATACAGCACAACCGTTCCCCAATCCCCGCTCACATCCTCACATTTCCACAGAGAACCCAGATCCCATCTACACCAGAACAACCAACCCACAAAGCCACAATAGCAGCACACTGTAAACCGAAGCTAAAATCGAAATGGGCATTCCCAAAATAAGCagaacacaaaagaaaacaaataaaaaaccaacCTTTTTGCTCTGGGCAGCAGCCCCACCACCACCCTTGACCCCATCCGTTTCCCCATCaccctcatcatcatcatcatcatcatcatcttcctcctcctcttcatcatcatcatattcttcttcttcatcatcctcatcttcctcttcttcctcaaCCTCATCCTCCTCTGGAGCATGCTTGGGAGGCCCCTCTGGGTAAATCTCGGGATCATGAACGAGCAGAGCGCGGAGGCCATTGGGGAGATGGAGGAGGCGGTACAAACGACGGTCATTTGGGGACTTGAGAACGACGTTGTCGTCGTGGTCTGAAGCACCCTTCATTCCCATTATCAAAGGTTGCTTCTTCCTCTTCTGATTGTAGAGAAAGTGGGAATGAAGTGTGAGTGAGCGTGGTGTAGCAGCAAAGAATGTAGTGTGAGCGTGATTTGTAAGTGTGAGATGCGAGAGGGAAAGCGTAGTCTTGATTGGAGGTGGAAGGAAGAAGGGGTGTGGAGGTAGTAAGCCCAGTGTTGTTGTAGGTTGGTGAAGATAAAGGAGCAACCTTGAGTCTTTGCTCATCTCATCTTCACACCCCCATTCACACAAACTGCTTCTAAATCAATTGGGCCACCTCTTCacggaaaacaaaaatatccaCTTGATTTCATGAACATTTGTTTGAACATACAAAAATCTCCTTAGACTATGTTTGGATTTTCATTTACGAACCTTGAAAAAACCTATTTTGTGTTATTGTGTAAAAACCAACACATACAAGAATAAATGGAAATTTTAGTCTCTAAAATTGTGTGTCAAGTCTCATGTTATCAATCTTCgaaactgaaaaagaaaaaaaattcaatggaaatttttaatatttcatttaagtaTCTTAAaatcaactattttttttaaaatatgttattatttatatgtatacaAAGGATTCCTCTATatccacatttattttttattttatctttaaaatatttttttaaaataaaataattattttattaattttattttttaaaaagttattatttttttaatttaacaaagttttttatttagctatttttttaaaattttatacaaaataaataaaaattatttgtaataaaattataaaaaatatttgtatttacaataaaattataaaaatcatttttcattattataatttatacttgtgtattaatacttatatataGTTCCTCttttttcatctttccaaatttattatttaaacaaaaaaaattaaactaaaataattattttattaattttattttttaagtaactgtttcatttttaagtttaatatttttttatttgactttttcttaacttaataatttttaattataaaattacctaaaaaataaataaaaaatatttacagtaaaactataaaattatttgttattatataaaaaaaaattaacacacatacatacatgtATTTTTGTTAGTTATTTAGTGGATGGTGTTAAAAAAGGTtgactatattttttataattttttaatgtaaatcaTTTATAAACATGTAAGTTATAAGACAACAAACCAACAATCATTGAGTTTACTAACTGAATTCTCCATACTAAATAACTTTCCtttgtaaaaaacaaaattattaagaaacTTATCATCCAAAGACTAAAAAATTTGTACCTTAGGAATCTCCATAAAAATTGACACACAAATAAGTAGAAGTAAGAGATCTTGATTACATGAGAGAAAAATCTTGAAACGTCTATCAAAAGACATCTACCATAAGTGAAGTAACTAAGCAAACCTCCATTAAAACAAAGTCATGCGACacttgaattaaaaaatgtcaattgatGCTATCAAAAGTCTTG
This portion of the Vigna unguiculata cultivar IT97K-499-35 chromosome 6, ASM411807v1, whole genome shotgun sequence genome encodes:
- the LOC114188153 gene encoding nardilysin-like isoform X2, with the protein product MLFMGSEEFPDENEYDSYLSKHGGSSNAYTETEYTCYHFEVKREFLKGALKRFSQFFISPLVKMEAMEREVLAVDSEFNQVLQSDACRLQQLQCHTSAHNHPLNRFFWGNKKSLVDAMEKGINLREQILKLYGDYYHGGLMKLVVIGGESLDVLESWVVELFGAVKKGQANPMFSVEGPIWKSGKVYRLEAVKDVHILDLSWTLPCLHQEYLKKPEDYLAHLLGHEGKGSLLSFLKTRGWATSLSAGVGDDGIYRSSIAYVFVMSIHLTDSGIEKIFDIIGFVYQYLKLLRQDSPQEWIFKELQSIGNMDFRFVEEQPQDDYAAELAENMHFYPPEHVIYGDYVYKTWDEQLLKKVLGFFIPENMRVDVVSKSFLKSEDFQNEPWFGSRYVEEDISQKMMELWRNPPEIDASLHLPSKNEFIPSDFSIRASDTCADDFANSTSPRCIVDEALIKFWYKPDSTFKVPRANTYFRISMKGGYADVKSCVLSELFIHLLKDELNEITYQASVAKLETYVNYVGDMLELKVYGFNEKLPVLLSKFFSVAKSFVPTDDRFKVIKEDMKRTLKNSNMKPLSHSTYVRLQVLCESFYDVDEKLHYLNDLCLDDLKAFVPGLLSQLYVEGLCHGNLSKEEAIGISNIFKMNFPVNPLPTELRHAERVICLPSGANLVRDISVKNKSEKNSVAELYFQFDQDFGLGSIKLKALIDLFEEIVEEPFFNQLRTKEQLGYVVECSPRVTYRVFGFCFCIQSSEYNPVYLQGRIDNFLNGLEELLDGLEGDSFENYKSGLMAKLLEKDPSLSCESNRLWNQIVDKRYIFDFSMKEAEELKNITKHDVVEWYKTYFKPSSPKCRRLLIRVWGCNTDLKVAEAPPESVQVITDAAAFKKQSKFYPSFC
- the LOC114188153 gene encoding nardilysin-like isoform X1; protein product: MSKDSRLLLYLHQPTTTLGLLPPHPFFLPPPIKTTLSLSHLTLTNHAHTTFFAATPRSLTLHSHFLYNQKRKKQPLIMGMKGASDHDDNVVLKSPNDRRLYRLLHLPNGLRALLVHDPEIYPEGPPKHAPEEDEVEEEEEDEDDEEEEYDDDEEEEEDDDDDDDDEGDGETDGVKGGGGAAAQSKKAAAAMCVGMGSFSDPNEAQGLAHFLEHMLFMGSEEFPDENEYDSYLSKHGGSSNAYTETEYTCYHFEVKREFLKGALKRFSQFFISPLVKMEAMEREVLAVDSEFNQVLQSDACRLQQLQCHTSAHNHPLNRFFWGNKKSLVDAMEKGINLREQILKLYGDYYHGGLMKLVVIGGESLDVLESWVVELFGAVKKGQANPMFSVEGPIWKSGKVYRLEAVKDVHILDLSWTLPCLHQEYLKKPEDYLAHLLGHEGKGSLLSFLKTRGWATSLSAGVGDDGIYRSSIAYVFVMSIHLTDSGIEKIFDIIGFVYQYLKLLRQDSPQEWIFKELQSIGNMDFRFVEEQPQDDYAAELAENMHFYPPEHVIYGDYVYKTWDEQLLKKVLGFFIPENMRVDVVSKSFLKSEDFQNEPWFGSRYVEEDISQKMMELWRNPPEIDASLHLPSKNEFIPSDFSIRASDTCADDFANSTSPRCIVDEALIKFWYKPDSTFKVPRANTYFRISMKGGYADVKSCVLSELFIHLLKDELNEITYQASVAKLETYVNYVGDMLELKVYGFNEKLPVLLSKFFSVAKSFVPTDDRFKVIKEDMKRTLKNSNMKPLSHSTYVRLQVLCESFYDVDEKLHYLNDLCLDDLKAFVPGLLSQLYVEGLCHGNLSKEEAIGISNIFKMNFPVNPLPTELRHAERVICLPSGANLVRDISVKNKSEKNSVAELYFQFDQDFGLGSIKLKALIDLFEEIVEEPFFNQLRTKEQLGYVVECSPRVTYRVFGFCFCIQSSEYNPVYLQGRIDNFLNGLEELLDGLEGDSFENYKSGLMAKLLEKDPSLSCESNRLWNQIVDKRYIFDFSMKEAEELKNITKHDVVEWYKTYFKPSSPKCRRLLIRVWGCNTDLKVAEAPPESVQVITDAAAFKKQSKFYPSFC